Proteins from a single region of Theobroma cacao cultivar B97-61/B2 chromosome 10, Criollo_cocoa_genome_V2, whole genome shotgun sequence:
- the LOC18586664 gene encoding OTU domain-containing protein 6B, with amino-acid sequence MLGVLCARPPKPWILNSLSLIAHGGLAAHHHDSRLVEWPTHFADLSADDRRCRHHSTACRLGGSDGGAASIWHAILPCGGGGGGRRRGEVWKNVERKGEGSWNVAWDARPARWLHRPDSAWLLFGVCACLAPMIEFVDVNPDADDKIEGAELNLLSRLSADEKSSSSSSSVAAADNCKVTGVLADGRCLFRAIAHGACLRSGEDAPDENHQRELADELRAQVVNELLKRREETEWFIEGDFDAYVKEIQQPYVWGGEPEILMASHVLKTPISVYMIPRSSSNLTKIAKYGEEYQKDKENPINVLFHGYGHYDILESLPEQNCAQVNT; translated from the exons ATGCTTGGAGTATTGTGCGCACGACCTCCCAAGCCTTGGATCCTTAACTCACTCTCTCTCATCGCCCACGGCGGCTTAGCCGCTCACCACCACGACAGCCGTCTAGTGGAATGGCCGACACATTTCGCCGACTTATCAGCCGATGATCGGCGTTGCCGGCACCACTCCACGGCTTGTCGGCTTGGCGGCTCCGACGGCGGTGCGGCTTCTATATGGCATGCGATCCTGCCGTGTGGCGGTGGCGGAGGAGGGCGGAGGAGAGGGGAAGTGTGGAAGAATGTGGAGAGGAAAGGTGAAGGATCTTGGAATGTGGCTTGGGATGCCAGACCGGCTCGGTGGCTTCACCGGCCGGACTCTGCTTGGCTTCTCTTTGGAGTTTGCGCTTGTCTCGCTCCGATGATTGAATTTGTCGACGTTAATCCCGACGCCGATGACAAAATCGAAGGCGCCGAGTTAAATTTACTAAGTCGCTTAAGCGCCGATGAGAAGAGTAGTAGTAGTTCTTCTTCGGTTGCTGCTGCAGATAATTGCAAGGTTACAG GGGTGTTAGCGGATGGCCGATGTCTTTTTAGAGCAATAGCTCATGGAGCTTGCTTGAGGAGTGGGGAAGATGCTCCGGATGAGAATCATCAAAGAGAACTCGCGGATGAATTGAGAGCTCAG GTTGTGAATGAGCTTTTGAAGAGGCGGGAAGAAACAGAATG GTTTATTGAGGGAGATTTTGATGCTTATGTGAAGGAAATTCAACAGCCTTATGTTTGGGGTGGAGAGCCTGAAATACTGATGGCTTCTCATGTTTTGAA GACTCCAATTTCGGTCTACATGATTCCTAGAAGCTCCAgtaatttgacaaaaatagCAAAGTATGGTGAAGAGTACCAGAAGGACAAGGAGAATCCCATTAATGTGCTGTTTCATGGGTATGGTCACTACGACATATTGGAGTCTTTGCCAGAACAAAATTGCGCGCAAGTAAACACATAG